The Oryzias melastigma strain HK-1 linkage group LG3, ASM292280v2, whole genome shotgun sequence genome contains a region encoding:
- the ric3a gene encoding protein RIC-3 translates to MTITTCQKVTLISCSVLCVSLFLPRMLLPKEKKEKGMLGVGPGYYRPMMHQLPSSGDPEQWDVNPSPSLTHTVEAMAKVKSGGRGKKHNLMAQVIPVYGFGILLYILYIMYKLTCNKKTNRSGEFTTNANVSNKKITDYELAQLQERLVQTERKLDRIVSGKSHFSSSSRRRRSKTSISKKEEKLLRQLRQITLLMQEGRLDGASPEMEAEEMAYGADWEGYPEETYPKNENPCRRHRVNMATLNEPPCQQTPEALAERMEQVEEEMTEIENVEEGIDENVEEEEEEEKKHLLPSPQRTDETRQERLGLEVSKELQSYREGKKQITFSDQKRVFHYPKQDTEEEEEEKEEDVEEEDEETEMEDEEEAEDDDPLMEAENLLFSCEEYSNPDEEAEEDIEEYLLSPEEEEEEAEIHTEIPKEVGVSGLRMRNRRDT, encoded by the exons ATGACTATAACAACTTGTCAGAAGGTCACTCTCATATCATGTTCTGTTCTCTGCGTTTCCCTCTTCCTGCCCCGGATGCTTTTACCAaaggagaagaaggagaaggGCATGCTTGGGG ttGGACCTGGGTACTACCGTCCCATGATGCACCAGCTGCCTTCATCGGGGGATCCAGAACAGTGGGACGTAAACCCTTCTCCTTCCCTGACCCACACTGTAGAAGCCATGGCAAAAGTGAAAAGTGGTGGAAGAGGCAAAAAACATAATCTGATGGCTCAGGTGATCCCTGTGTACGGCTTTGGGATCCTGCTATACATCCTCTACATTATGTACAAG CTTACATGCAACAAGAAGACAAATCGATCAGGAGAATTCACTACAAATGCAAACGTGTCAAATAAGAAAA TAACAGATTATGAGCTTGCGCAGCTTCAAGAGAGACTTGTGCAAACAGAGAGGAAGCTGGATAGAATTGTCTCCGGGAAGAGCCATTTTTCTTCAAG TAGCAGGAGGCGGAGGAGTAAAACCTCCATATCAAAGAaggaggagaagctgctgcGGCAGCTTCGACAGATCACGCTGCTGATGCAGGAGGGCCGTCTGGACGGAGCGTCTCCTGAGATGGAGGCGGAGGAGATGGCCTATGGAGCCGACTGGGAAG GCTACCCAGAGGAGACCTACCCTAAAAATGAGAATCCATGCCGCCGACATAGAGTCAACATGGCCACGCTAAACGAACCTCCCTGCCAGCAAACTCCAGAGGCTCTGGCAGAGCGGATGGAGCAagtggaggaagaaatgaca GAAATTGAGAACGTAGAAGAAGGAATTGATGAGAatgtggaggaggaagaagaagaggaaaaaaagcacttgCTCCCCTCCCCTCAGCGCACTGATGAAACGAGACAGGAGAGACTTGGTTTGGAAGTAAGCAAAGAGCTGCAGAGTTACCGTGaaggaaaaaagcaaataacCTTCAGCGACCAAAAACGAGTCTTCCACTACCCCAAACAGGACaccgaggaggaagaggaagaaaaagaagaagacgtGGAGGAAGAAGATGAGGAAACAGAGatggaggacgaggaggaagctgaagatgatgatcCGCTGATGGAAGCAGAAAACCTGCTTTTCAGTTGTGAGGAGTATTCCAACCCAGACGAAGAGGCAGAGGAGGACATTGAAGAGTATCTGCTGAgcccggaggaggaggaggaggaagctgaAATCCACACGGAAATACCCAAGGAGGTCGGGGTGAGCGGACTGAGGATGAGGAACAGGAGAGATACGTGA